The sequence TTTTAGAAAAGATAAAAGCAAAAATTAACAAAGCATCTAAGTCAGACTTTGTTAATGTAAGAATACCATGTGGAGTGGTAGTTCAGTTGGTTAGAATACCGGCCTGTCACGCCGGGGGTCGCGGGTTCGAGTCCCGTCCACTCCGCCATTATCTTACGCAATATATACGAAGCCTCAGCAGAAATGCTGGGGCTTTTTTGCGTTTGGTGCATAAAGAATGCCCTTTGATGTGGTCGTTCAGTTGGTTAGTTTTTTGTTAGAGGAAGCCGGCCTGTCACGCCGGAGAATGCGCGTAATTGCAGTGGAGAGCAAGTCCCGCCCACTCCGCCATTATCTTACGCAGTATATTACGAAGCCTCAGCTGAAATTCTGGGGCGTTTTTGCGTTTGCAGTATACAAATACCTAGTGGCTACCTAGAGGTATAACGGGGGTTGGTTGTCGTACGGTATTATCTGATGAGGTCATAGTTCTTTATTAGAGAGCGTTGTGTACACTCTCTAATAGAAGTTACAGGATTTTTTAAGCACTCTATCTGCTTTAACTCTAGTGATCTTTCTAATTAGTTTTTGTACTTCTATTGGATATGTGTCCATCTTATCCAACTGCTTATAGCTACCGATTAGATCGGCATGTTTTAGAATATTCTCTAGTTCTTTTTCGAATTTCTCTGTAAGAAGATTATTGTTGTCCTGAATTAATAGTGCGTTTTCAAGGTCAAGACTCCAAGCTCTCGGGTTAAGGTTATTGCCCGTCAGCAGCATATTGCATTTATCAATCCATATTCCTTTTAAATGGTAGCTGTTATTATCGTGTTTCCAAAGCTGGATAGATAATTTTCTGCTCGCCATATTGGCTTCGTTCGCTTTGGCGAATCGTCTTAGATTAATTTCATATAGATAGGGTAGGCCTGCAATGGTTCTAAAGCTTTCTTCAGGGCTAATATAGAAATCACTTGCTGTTTTGTCGCCGACTACAATAGTTACCTTTACACCACGTTTAAGTGCCTTTTTGACTTCTTTTGCTACGCTTTTAGGAAAATTAAAATAAGGCGTGCAAATCACAACCTCTTTTTTAGCCGAAGCAATAAGTTGATTAATTCTTAAATTAAGCTTATTTCGTCGTTTACCTATTCCCACTAAAGGAGTGATAGCAACTTGATTAATATTTACGGTTTCATTTTGAAACTCATACTTAGACTGAGCGAGGGAAGAGCGAAACTGACGAATGGCTAATTTTATGTCTTTAGTGGTAGGTTTATCGTCACAGCAAAGCTTATTAACTGCTGGGTGAGCCAGAATTTCGTTTTTGATAAAGCCGACCATTGAATCAGCTAGTGTGTGATTGTTGATTACATGGTAGCGATCAAAACGATATTTTTCATGAAAGTTAAGATAAATGTTATTAAGACTGGCGCCACTATAGATAACTGTATCATCTATAATAAACCCTTTTAGATGCAAAACACCGAATACTTCTCGGCCACGAACAGGTACACCGTATACTGGCACTTTTTTTCGTACTTATTTGAAAATTCTTTATAAAAACTAGCATTCCCTTCGGACTGCTCTGCACCGATTAAGCCCCTTTGTGCTCTATGCCAGTCAACACATATCGCAATGTCTAATTCAGGTTTCTCTTGTTTGACCTGATATATTGTTGATAAAACTTCTCGGCCAGCTTCATCATCTTCTAGATACAGTGCTGTAATATATATACGCTGCTTAGCATTACGAATATGTTCTAGTAAGCATTCACGAAATGCTTGCGCTGTATGCAGCACATCAAGTTGCTCTGGGTTCAAAGCGATTGTTGGCATTTGTTTGAGCGGATTATTTAACGCCATCATATAGTGCGAGTAGCCTCAGATATCAAAAAGTAAGTACAAAGAGAATTTTACCAAACAGAACCATAATGTGCCTAATAGTTACTGTATTATTTGGTAAGTGATCGTTAATGATATTGAAAAATATAGAGATTAGACACTTCTTTCTACGTTCGTTATTTAGAAACTGCGATTAGACACACTTTTGCTACAAGTCGTTGCACGTTTGATGTATTAAAAATAGCACTAAATGGAAAAACGCATAGGTGTGAGATTTTTACCGCTTTGTGAGTAGCGGTCAAATAGCTGCTTCAAAGATATTGGTAATTGACTGGGTTCAACGGCTATAAAGCCATGTTGCTGATAGAGTGGCTGAAGGTTGTGGTATGCGAAGCAATAGTCATCAACACTAAGTGTTTCACTACGGCAGTGCTGTAAAATGAGATGTCCGATCCCCATCCCCCTGCGATTAGGGGATACTAACATTCCGGTGAGTAATCTATTCTCATTTATAGTTCGTAACCTTACTACACCACATAGTTCCGATTGAAAATAAGCGACATATATTAACTCGTTACTTTTCGCTTTGGCTGACTTGTAGTGCTGCTTATACAGCTTTTGAACGAGCGGTAACATTTGTGGGTCCAATGACTTAATACTTACTTGGTTCATTCTAGACTGCGCTTATTGGGCCAATAGGGTAGAATAATAGAATTACTAGTTTATCTCCGAAACTCATGCAGATATATAAAAAAGCCAATCTAAAATCTTTTCATACTTTTAATGTCGATGTTACATGCGATGTGCTCATTGTCGTTGAGACACAAGAAGAACTCGTTTTCGCATACAAAAATGCTGAATGGGAAGCTTTACCGAAACTCTTATTGGGTAAAGGTAGTAATGTATTGTTCACCGATCATTTTAAGGGCGTAGTTATCATCAATCGTTTATTGGGAATTGATGTTTCTAACTCCGTTGATAGTTGGAAATTACATGTTAATGGTGGAGAGGATTGGCCTAATCTAGTCGCATGGACCGTTGAAGAAGGCTATTTCGGCCTTGAAAATTTAGCATTAATACCTGGTTGTGCAGGGTCGGCACCTATCCAAAATATAGGTGCTTACGGCGTAGAGTTTAAAGATGTGTGTGAGTATGTTGAAGTTCTTGACTTAGACTCTTTTTCTGTACAACGTTTGAATCGAGCCGAGTGCAAATTTGGATATCGGGATTCCATTTTTAAAAACGAGCTCTATAAAAAAGTCGTTATAGTTGCTGTAGGGTTAAAACTACCAAAAGATTGGCAGCCTATAACGAGTTATGGAAATTTAAAAGCATTGCCAAATGATGAATTAACAGCGAAACGAATCTTTGATGAAGTATGCCAAGTAAGAATGAGTAAATTACCAGACCCAATGGTCACCGGAAATGCGGGTAGCTTCTTTAAAAATCCAGTCGTAAGTACACAAAAATTCGATCAACTAAAAGCGATGTATCCAGATATGGTGGCGTATGCGAGTGGAGATGGTATGAAATTAGCCGCAGGATGGTTAATCGACCAAAGTGGATTAAAAGGTATGAGTATTGGAGGAGCTAAAGTGCATGAAGTGCAAGCTTTGGTATTGATTAATTCGGGTAATGCGACCACAAAAGACATTATTTCTCTCGCGTCAAAAGTACGTTCGACGGTATTAGATAAATATCAAATCTCACTCGAGCATGAAGTGCGTTTTTATGACTCGAACAAAGAGACCTATTTACACGAATTAGTAAGTGATTAGATGAAAGATTACAGCGTTAAACTCAATATCATCAAAAAGCTATCTTCCGCAGAATTCGTTTCAGGTGAAGTATTAGGTACTGAATTAGGCATTTCCCGTGCGGCCATAGGAAAACAAATAAAGGGCATTATATCTTGGGGGCTAGACATATATAGCGTTCAGGGTAAAGGGTATCGTTTATCAAAGCCTATTCAACTCTTAGATAAAACCAAGATAGAAAAACTCACACCGGGAAATATCGATTTGATACCAGTGATTGAATCTACTAATCAGTATTTACTCGATAGAACTGATATTTTGGAAAGTGGTTCGGTCTGTATTGCAGAATATCAATCCAATGGAAGAGGTAGGCGTGGACGCGAATGGGTGTCTCCTTTTGGTACCAATCTTTATCTTTCCATGTATTGGCGCTTAGAAGCCGGTATGGCGGCTTCCATGGGACTTAGTTTGGTTGTTGGCGTTGCTGTCGTTGAAGCTTTAGAGTCCTTGGGCTTATATGGCATAAAACTTAAGTGGCCAAATGACCTCTACTATGAAGACAAGAAACTGGCTGGAATATTGGTTGAAATGAATGGTCAAGCCGGTGGTGCTGCTAACTTGGTTATTGGTATGGGCATGAATATCCATATGCCTGAGGCAACCCAAGGAATTGATCAACCTTGGACTTCATTGTCTGAAGTGTCCGCGAAATTACCAGAAAGAAATCTTCTAGCTGCAGCCCTGATTAACGCTTGGAATACTGCGTTAGAGAACTATGAAGTTGAGGGGATGAAGGGGTTTGCTGAAAGATGGAACAGACTTGACAATTTTATCGATCGGCCGGCTAGATTAATCATGGGAAAGAAAGAAATATGTGGCGTAGTACGCGGAATTAATGAGCAAGGCGCGATACTACTTGAAACAGAGAATGGCATTGAAAGCTATATTGGTGGCGAAATCTCATTGCGACAATGAACATTACTGGAACGGATAGATTCTATTTTCGGAGTAGGATCTCTTCTACCATATGGTTGCCACCTTTTTTGAGGATCAACTGGGCTCGTTCTCTTGTAGGCAATATGTTTTGCTCTAGATTTTTGCCGTTTATTTTAGTCCAAATATCCATGGCTTTATTGAGCGATTCTTGCTCTGTTAATGAGGTGTAGTGAGAAAAGTAGGAGCCTGGTTTTTTAAAGGCGCTTTCTCTAAATTTCATAAAACGTTCGACATACCACTTCTCAATCTGATGAACTTCAGCATCAACGAAAATAGAAAAATCCACGAAGTCAGAAACAAATACTCGATGCGGATCATGGGCATAATCCATCCCGCTTTGTAATACATTCAAGCCTTCAATGATCAACACATCTGGAAGATCAACAACTTTTTCTTCATCTGTAATATCGTAGGTTATATGTGAATATACGGGGGCAGTTACGTGTCTTTTACAGGCTTTAATATCCGAAACAAACTGCACAAGGCTTTTCATATCATAGGATTCAGGGAACCCTTTTTTCACCATTAATTCACGTTCGTTTAGTACCTTGTTAGGTAATAAAAAACCGTCAGTAGTAATGAGCTCTACCTTTGGGTGCATGTCCCAGCGTGATAATAGTGCCTTAAGCAAACGAGCTGTAGTACTTTTGCCAACTGCGACACTACCGGCTATCCCGATCACAAAAGGAGGCGAATGCTCGGATTTATTTAAAAAATCATTTAATACCGAATTCCTACTTTGTCGGGCTGAAATATAGAGGTTAAGCAGGCGAGTTAGTGGCAAATAAATCTCGACAGCTTCCTGCATGGTGAGCTTTTCATTGATGCCTTGGAGCTCTTTTAGATCATCTTCAGATAGAGTCATAGGCACTGAATTTCTCAGTTCCGCCCAGTGGTTGCGACTAAAAGACATAAAAGGGCTCATAAAAACTCAGCATAAACAGATTAGGAAGTGAGAAAAATACATCAACTAAAAATGAATTCAAGGGACTTGAGCTACATATCGATGATTATTAGCTATAAATGGCATAAAAAATGGTCTAAAAAGTAGAAACTTTAGGAAAAGGACATTTTTTTTAAATTTCCTATTGCAAGGTAAAAGATCATCCCATAGAATGCGCTCCACTTATGTGCCGACTTAGCTCAGTAGGTAGAGCAACTGACTTGTAATCAGTAGGTCACCAGTTCGATTCCGGTAGTCGGCACCATTTTTTAAAAGTAAAGAGCTTTTAAGAAAGAGAAATTTTGGAGGGGTTCCCGAGTGGCCAAAGGGAGCAGACTGTAAATCTGCCGGCTCCGCCTTCGATGGTTCGAATCCGTCCCCCTCCACCATATTCTTAAAGAAATAGCTCTCAGAGTTACGCGTGCGTGCATCGTATAATGGCTATTACCTCAGCCTTCCAAGCTGATGATGCGGGTTCGATTCCCGCTGCACGCTCCAACTTATTATGAGTGCTGATATAGCTCAGTCGGTAGAGCGCACCCTTGGTAAGGGTGAGGTCCCCAGTTCAAATCTGGGTATCAGCACCAGCTCTGAAATATCTATTTCCTTTTGACGCCTTTTGATGGTTAAGAGTATTTAATCACTAAAAGTTAAATTACCAAGTATTTTTGGTTGCGTGGTCATCAAAGCCACCTAAATCCGTACCTAGAGGGACAACTCATGTCTAAAGAAAAATTTGAACGTACGAAACCGCACGTAAACGTTGGTACTATCGGCCACGTTGACCACGGTAAAACAACTCTAACTGCTGCAATCTGTACTACTCTTGCTAAAGTGTACGGCGGTGTTGCGAAGGACTTCGCATCAATCGATAACGCTCCAGAAGAGCGTGAGCGCGGTATCACAATCGCTACTTCTCACGTAGAGTACGATACACCAGCACGTCACTACGCACACGTAGACTGCCCAGGACACGCGGATTATGTTAAAAACATGATCACAGGTGCTGCGCAAATGGACGGCGGTATCCTAGTAGTAGCTGCGACAGATGGCCCAATGCCACAAACTCGTGAGCACATCCTACTTGGTCGTCAGGTTGGTATCCCTTACATCATCGTGTTCATGAACAAATGTGACATGGTAGATGACGAAGAACTACTAGAACTAGTAGAAATGGAAGTTCGTGAACTTCTTTCTGAGTATGAATTCCCAGGTGATGACCTTCCAGTAATTCAAGGTTCAGCTCTAGGTGCACTTAACGGTGAGAAAGAGTGGGAAGACAAGATTGTTGAACTAGCAGAAGCGCTAGACTCATACATCCCAGAACCAGAGCGTGCAGTAGACCAACCGTTCCTACTACCAATTGAAGATGTATTCTCAATTCAAGGTCGTGGTACAGTGGTAACTGGCCGTATCGAACGTGGTATCCTAAACGTAGGTGACGAAGTTGCTATCGTAGGTATCAAAGAAACAACAACTACAACCTGTACAGGTGTAGAGATGTTCCGTAAGCTTCTAGACGAAGGTCGTGCGGGAGAGAACGTTGGTGCCCTTTTACGTGGTACTAAGCGTGAAGACGTAGAGCGTGGTCAAGTATTGGCAGCTCCGGGTTCAATCACTCCACACACTAAGTTTGAATCAGAAGTATACGTACTGTCTAAAGATGAAGGTGGCCGTCATACTCCATTCTTCAAAGGTTACCGTCCACAGTTCTACTTCCGTACAACTGACGTAACAGGCGACATCACTCTACCTGAAGGTGTAGAGATGGTAATGCCAGGTGACAACATCCAAATGACGGTTGAGCTAATTGCTCCAATCGCAATGGATGAAGGTCTACGCTTCGCAATCCGTGAAGGTGGCCGTACAGTTGGTGCTGGTGTTGTTGCTAAAATCTTCGAATAAGATTTGACGAACCGCTAGTAAAAAGGGCATCATTTGATGCCCTTTTTAAGCACAAGATAAAAGGATTGGTTAAGTTAGTGCCAATCTTATTGAAAAACAAAGAATTTTTAAGTCAAGATGTTAATGTTGGCTTCTAGGTACGTCGATTTATTAGACGTATAAAAGAATGAGCCCTGCAGCAGCGGGGTTGTTGTCGTCTATAGTTAAGACTTGTAACAGGTTGGTTTTATGAACGCAAACGCTGAAACTCCTAATAGCTCAAGTGCAGCAGATACATTTAAGTGGATTATCGCTTTTGCTCTGCTAGCCGCTGCTGTAGTGGGTAATTACCTGTATGGTGAAATGTCTGTTGTTATACGTGTAGCTGGAGTTGTTGTTTTATTCGCATCTGCTCTTGGTATCGCGGCGACGACGGTGAAAGGAAAAGCAGCGATCAGTTTTGCACGCGAATCTCGTATGGAAGTTCGCAAGGTAGTTTGGCCTACTCGCCAAGAGACCATGCAAACAACACTGATCGTATTAGTCGTATGTATTATTATGGCTTTAATACTTTGGGGAATTGACGGCATTATGGTTCGTCTAGTTTCCTTAGTTACTGGTGCATGAGGGTTTTAATTCATGAGTGAAGCTCCAAAAAAACGTTGGTATGTGGTTCAGGCCTTTTCTGGTTATGAAGGTCGTGTGGCTCAATCTCTTCGTGAGCATATTAAAATGCACACGATGGAAGATTACTTCGGTGAAGTTCTAGTTCCTACTGAAGAAGTAGTAGAAATGCGCGCTGGCCAACGCCGTAAGAGTGAACGCAAGTTCTTCCCAGGTTATGTTCTTGTTCAAATGTTGATGAATGACGAGTCATGGCACCTTGTACGCAGCGTTCCACGTGTAATGGGCTTCATTGGTGGTACTTCTGACCGTCCAGCTCCTATCACTGATAAAGAAGCTGATGCCATTTTAAACCGCCTAGAACAAGCGAGCGAAGCTCCTCGTCCTAAGACTATGTTTGAGGCAGGTGAAGTCGTACGTGTTAACGATGGTCCATTCGCAGATTTTAATGGTACTGTTGAAGAAGTGGATTACGAGAAGAGCCGCATTAAAGTGTCTGTTTCGATCTTTGGTCGTGCAACACCAGTTGAGCTTGAATTTGGTCAAGTTGAGAAACTTGATTAAAAAAACATCTTTTTAGACTTGTTTAAGGCGCGAAATGTGATTATAATTTCGCGCCTTTTTACAGGTTATTATTGAAAAAGCGGGGAGCTGATCAAAAGATTGGCGTTTGAACCCAAGCATTAGGAAATATCATGGCTAAGAAAGTTGAAGCTTATATCAAGCTGCAAGTTGCAGCGGGTATGGCGAACCCAAGTCCACCAGTTGGTCCTGCTCTAGGTCAACACGGTGTAAACATCATGGAATTCTGTAAAGCGTTTAACGCAAAAACAGAATCTGTTGAGAAAGGTCTACCGATCCCAGTTGTTATCTCTGTATACAGCGACCGTTCTTTCACGTTCGAAACTAAGACACCACCGGCAGCCGTTCTTCTTAAGAAGGCAGCAGGCGTTAAGTCTGGTTCTGGTCGTCCAAATACTGAGAAAGTTGGTACTGTAACTGACGCTCAACTGCAAGAAATTGCAGAAACAAAAGCTGCAGATATGACTGGCGCAGACGTTGAAGCAATGAAACGTTCTATCGCAGGTACTGCTCGTTCAATGGGCCTAGTGGTAGAGGGTTAAGATCATGGCAAAACTAACTAAACGCATGCGCGTAATCCGCGACAAAGTTGACGTAACTAAAGAATACGAAATTAACGAAGCTGTTGCACTTCTTAAAGAGCTAGCTACTGCTAAGTTCGTTGAAAGTGTTGATGTGGCAGTTAATCTTGGTATTGACGCTCGTAAATCTGACCAAAACGTACGTGGCGCAACTGTGCTACCTCACGGTACTGGCCGTGAAATCCGCGTTGCAGTGTTCACTCAAGGTGCTAACGCTGAAGCAGCTAAAGAAGCTGGCGCAGATATCGTAGGTATGGAAGATCTTGCTGAGCAAGTTAAAAAAGGCGTTATGGACTTTGACGTTGTTGTTGCTTCTCCAGACGCAATGCGCGTTGTTGGACAACTAGGTACTATCCTAGGTCCACGCGGTCTTATGCCAAACCCTAAAGTTGGTACAGTAACACCTAATGTTGCACAAGCAGTTAAGAATGCTAAAGCAGGTCAGGTTCGTTACCGTAACGACAAAAACGGCATCATCCACACTACTATCGGTAAAGCTTCTTTCGAAACAGCCCAACTACAAGAGAACTTAGAAGCTCTTTTAGTAGCGCTTAAGAAAGCTAAACCGTCTTCAGCGAAAGGTGTTTTCCTGAAGAAAGTAAGCCTATCTACTACGATGGGTGCTGGTGTTGCAGTTGACCAGGCTAGCTTGAACACAGCAACAAACTAATTTGCATAGGCGCAGCATTGATGTATAATTTTGCGCCTATTTAATTTGTGGTTGGAACTGCTTTCTTACGAGTATATTTTGATTTTTTGACTAGTTAAAGAGTCGAAATAACTCAAATATTGCAGTTTCCGTCCAAGACCGTAGGCGTTTTTATCCTTGTGATTAAGACTTAATAATTACCTACGTAGACGGTGCCCGAACTGAAGAAAGCCAAGCTTTATTTAGATTGTCTTTTCTCTGGGAAT is a genomic window of Vibrio algarum containing:
- the birA gene encoding bifunctional biotin--[acetyl-CoA-carboxylase] ligase/biotin operon repressor BirA, encoding MKDYSVKLNIIKKLSSAEFVSGEVLGTELGISRAAIGKQIKGIISWGLDIYSVQGKGYRLSKPIQLLDKTKIEKLTPGNIDLIPVIESTNQYLLDRTDILESGSVCIAEYQSNGRGRRGREWVSPFGTNLYLSMYWRLEAGMAASMGLSLVVGVAVVEALESLGLYGIKLKWPNDLYYEDKKLAGILVEMNGQAGGAANLVIGMGMNIHMPEATQGIDQPWTSLSEVSAKLPERNLLAAALINAWNTALENYEVEGMKGFAERWNRLDNFIDRPARLIMGKKEICGVVRGINEQGAILLETENGIESYIGGEISLRQ
- the rplA gene encoding 50S ribosomal protein L1, whose protein sequence is MAKLTKRMRVIRDKVDVTKEYEINEAVALLKELATAKFVESVDVAVNLGIDARKSDQNVRGATVLPHGTGREIRVAVFTQGANAEAAKEAGADIVGMEDLAEQVKKGVMDFDVVVASPDAMRVVGQLGTILGPRGLMPNPKVGTVTPNVAQAVKNAKAGQVRYRNDKNGIIHTTIGKASFETAQLQENLEALLVALKKAKPSSAKGVFLKKVSLSTTMGAGVAVDQASLNTATN
- the coaA gene encoding type I pantothenate kinase yields the protein MSPFMSFSRNHWAELRNSVPMTLSEDDLKELQGINEKLTMQEAVEIYLPLTRLLNLYISARQSRNSVLNDFLNKSEHSPPFVIGIAGSVAVGKSTTARLLKALLSRWDMHPKVELITTDGFLLPNKVLNERELMVKKGFPESYDMKSLVQFVSDIKACKRHVTAPVYSHITYDITDEEKVVDLPDVLIIEGLNVLQSGMDYAHDPHRVFVSDFVDFSIFVDAEVHQIEKWYVERFMKFRESAFKKPGSYFSHYTSLTEQESLNKAMDIWTKINGKNLEQNILPTRERAQLILKKGGNHMVEEILLRK
- the nusG gene encoding transcription termination/antitermination protein NusG is translated as MSEAPKKRWYVVQAFSGYEGRVAQSLREHIKMHTMEDYFGEVLVPTEEVVEMRAGQRRKSERKFFPGYVLVQMLMNDESWHLVRSVPRVMGFIGGTSDRPAPITDKEADAILNRLEQASEAPRPKTMFEAGEVVRVNDGPFADFNGTVEEVDYEKSRIKVSVSIFGRATPVELEFGQVEKLD
- the secE gene encoding preprotein translocase subunit SecE; this translates as MNANAETPNSSSAADTFKWIIAFALLAAAVVGNYLYGEMSVVIRVAGVVVLFASALGIAATTVKGKAAISFARESRMEVRKVVWPTRQETMQTTLIVLVVCIIMALILWGIDGIMVRLVSLVTGA
- the tuf gene encoding elongation factor Tu, which produces MSKEKFERTKPHVNVGTIGHVDHGKTTLTAAICTTLAKVYGGVAKDFASIDNAPEERERGITIATSHVEYDTPARHYAHVDCPGHADYVKNMITGAAQMDGGILVVAATDGPMPQTREHILLGRQVGIPYIIVFMNKCDMVDDEELLELVEMEVRELLSEYEFPGDDLPVIQGSALGALNGEKEWEDKIVELAEALDSYIPEPERAVDQPFLLPIEDVFSIQGRGTVVTGRIERGILNVGDEVAIVGIKETTTTTCTGVEMFRKLLDEGRAGENVGALLRGTKREDVERGQVLAAPGSITPHTKFESEVYVLSKDEGGRHTPFFKGYRPQFYFRTTDVTGDITLPEGVEMVMPGDNIQMTVELIAPIAMDEGLRFAIREGGRTVGAGVVAKIFE
- a CDS encoding GNAT family N-acetyltransferase, with the translated sequence MNQVSIKSLDPQMLPLVQKLYKQHYKSAKAKSNELIYVAYFQSELCGVVRLRTINENRLLTGMLVSPNRRGMGIGHLILQHCRSETLSVDDYCFAYHNLQPLYQQHGFIAVEPSQLPISLKQLFDRYSQSGKNLTPMRFSI
- the rplK gene encoding 50S ribosomal protein L11, encoding MAKKVEAYIKLQVAAGMANPSPPVGPALGQHGVNIMEFCKAFNAKTESVEKGLPIPVVISVYSDRSFTFETKTPPAAVLLKKAAGVKSGSGRPNTEKVGTVTDAQLQEIAETKAADMTGADVEAMKRSIAGTARSMGLVVEG
- the murB gene encoding UDP-N-acetylmuramate dehydrogenase; translation: MQIYKKANLKSFHTFNVDVTCDVLIVVETQEELVFAYKNAEWEALPKLLLGKGSNVLFTDHFKGVVIINRLLGIDVSNSVDSWKLHVNGGEDWPNLVAWTVEEGYFGLENLALIPGCAGSAPIQNIGAYGVEFKDVCEYVEVLDLDSFSVQRLNRAECKFGYRDSIFKNELYKKVVIVAVGLKLPKDWQPITSYGNLKALPNDELTAKRIFDEVCQVRMSKLPDPMVTGNAGSFFKNPVVSTQKFDQLKAMYPDMVAYASGDGMKLAAGWLIDQSGLKGMSIGGAKVHEVQALVLINSGNATTKDIISLASKVRSTVLDKYQISLEHEVRFYDSNKETYLHELVSD